Within the Mixophyes fleayi isolate aMixFle1 chromosome 5, aMixFle1.hap1, whole genome shotgun sequence genome, the region TCATTGTCTTTTGTCTTCTGATCTTGAGACAagcaaaaactaaaataaaatattatggtgACTTCTCTGGAGAGAACTCTGAATTACAGATACATGCAAAAGATGCTATGAATTAAGGTGTTGGGTCTGTTCACATCTGTCTTTTAAATGTTAGGGATAGTATTCCCATGGTTGTAATGCCATTATCTTGGGGAGAAATATAAAAATTGGCGTTGTGTTGCtcataataaatgtatgataTATTTGCCAAACTAAAGTAGCCCTTAAAGATGTCGAAACCAGAAAAATAACCTTACAAAGTAGATTGGCTTTGGACCATGTACTGGCCTTAGAGGGGAGAACATGTGCTCTTATAGGACAGGAGTGTTGTAACTATATAGTGGACCATGAAAGTGATATAAATGCTCATATAGATGAGACAGACAAGTTGCAGAAAGTAATGCGGTAGATAGATAGTGAAGGATTGGATCCCTTTGGATTCCTTGGTAAAAGATTGTCCAGCTCATGTTCAGAAATTTTGAAATATATAATGATGGGCCTGGGTATTATGCTAATCATTTATGTATCTGTAAAGTTTCTACCTGTGCTTTTCAAAGGATGTAAAGGTTAAAATACAGCAAGGGTTAACCTGCGATCCACCTAATTATTCCAAGATTGTTAAAGGTAATCAGACATCTGTCTCAGTCACGGTATTCGTGGACAAATAGTAGTCTCAACAGAGACTGTACCTATACACTTGGGTGCCTATAGGGACGCCCTTGTCCGGTATATTGAGTACTGGTTATTTCCCCATCCCTTTTACACATATACCCTTCtccttttgttatttgttttcccTAACCTCCTTAATAATAGGACCCCTAGTGTGTAAGAGTATGTAATTAAACCCAAATGTCACATCTACTATGACAGGGTcttgatttgtaggaggatataATTCTCAGAGGGAGGATTGTTATAAATATAATGGAATTTGGAtgaattttagaaataaatatatatgtgtttatacttTAAATAGTTAATACAAGTTAATATTCTGCAGGGAAGAATAGTCTGATTGATTGAGGCCGTACAAAGAGGGAGATAAGGCACATTCTTCGTGTTTGTCTGTACCAAGGTACCAGAAGACAAGATTAAACTAGATGTGTAGTGGGCCCCTCCAAAGACAAATTCTGTATAGGGGTAGTGCTAAACACACCCTATGTAACTAACACTTTGCCCAGCATCAGTAAAGGTATATGTGATTGATCAAATGCATTGTTTCTTGTTCAGACTCTTGTTAGAGTGCTGCACCCATGCTTGcatgaaataaagaaaagaacactTGGATCTTGTGGCTTATGTCTCTGACTTCATAATGATTGGTAAAAACTAAAAGCTATAACAAGTTTCTGTAGATGCTCTAGTGTATCTGAGGTCCAGAATGCAGAGATTGATAGAAGCTGATGAAGCTGAGAGTCATGAGAGCTAGAAAGTACCTCCAAGGCAGGGAGGGGGGCAGCTGACATGTCCTGAACGTGAGCCAAGTAGTATGAGTGAGTAAGCTGGAATTACCACAACTATgtacaggcagagagagagagattgagagtcCCAGTCAGGTTTTGGGTCAAGCAACTTTTCTACCCAAAGCAATTAAATTAACAATGTCGGTGTGTGAAGTTTCAAGTTGTAAATAAAGTCCTACCTCATTTATTTTCACAAAGAATGATGGTCTGACACCTATGCATTTCAACACTGCTCTGGTGGGAAACAGCTACACCTGCTGTATTCACACTACAGGTACTTTGCTTTTATTAAGTATATGCAGAGACAATGTTTTTGCTGATTCAGTTGAGAATCACCAAGTTGAGAGGAGCTAAGGTGAAGGACTCAAAAGTGTTCCATATGTATGTGACAATAGGAGAATACACCTATACCACACACCAGGCAGACAGGTATTACAGAATCAATGCAGAAACGGTATTGCATGCTAACAAAGTATAACTATCAAACTTCTTGCAGAAAGAAAAACATAATCTAAATGCTATCACTTCCCTAATCAATTTCTATATTGTCACATGTGCAGTAGGTGTGTGCAGTAGCTTATTGAAAGCTGATATCCCATATGCTAAATGCAAATTCAGTATTAAGTAAAAATCACACATTTAGTACCTTTCTTGCTTGCTGATATGTTGCTGATTCATGTTCTGGCTACTTTTATAATATTCCTTTCCAGTAGATGACCCCTTTTTTATTGGCCGTAAACATtaccttaaagaaaaaaaaaaaaactgctgccGTGGCTGATTAGCTCACTTCCTTGTTCTCTGATCCTGTATTACCTGTTGGAAACTTCACAGAACAGTTCACAAGGAAATGTTTAACTTAAGGTACTTCTTGACACCAACTGCATACTGTGTGCAAGTTTTAGAAAGTGGCAATCTGGCACTCTAAGATTAGAACTTGTAGTCTGTTTTCAGTTGTAGAAAAATAAGAGAAACATACCTCCTTCACTAAAatataattgtgtgtgtttatatgtgcaGAATTGTAGGTTTTAtagcaaaaatacatttatatcacaTGGTGCTTTAACTAGACCAGTTTAGTAGATTGTAATTTTACTGGAGTCTTacagtttattaaacaaaaaatattaatttatatgctTTGTAACTCTGTACAAGCTAGTCATTTATTTCTTTACTATCAATACAGTTAAGTCATATGTCTCAACATTTACATtacttaaatcgaatcatggccACGTCTATTCTAAAAGCGGAGAGTGGTTATGGGATGTCTTCAGTGCTAGTCCGCCCCCACCATGGGAGAATTGGGAAGTATGGTTGAATCGAGTCTAATTTCAACACTGTTggacttttttaataaataagaatATTTGGACCTAGGCTCAGTCTCATTAGGGACAAATATAACCTTTAATGATATCCATTGCATCCTTAAACTGTCCTTTGTCCTGAAAAGGGCATCTATGTATTGCTATGCTTTTAATGTGCCACCCTAGATTTGTTTCACCAGATATTACAAATACAGGCTTCTTTTGGAGCGGTTACGCTATTCAGATTCCAGTTACCTATAGAAATCATTGACCAAATGGTTGCCAATAACTCAGGACAATGACTCCAGCACTGATTGGACAGGGGTGCATtgacactgagggctagatttactatcaggcgtgatgcatggcggcttcaaaccgccatgcatcgcggcggttttccggcgtgtttgcattgcaaacagccggatttactaatgggcgcttgTCAGCTTCAAttcgaagccgccggcgatgtcacggcgggatgtaatgctcaaagccgccggcggctttgaatagaacatggcgcttttgctttaaatgacggcgcttttgtgtaaaggcggtttttttgaaaattacacctgtctcctggcctgttactattggctattttaaaaatcaggagatttgacatcacaagccctatataaaccactggcctgacactttttctttgataggggtttgaggagttttttgagaggagtttggaggatagtggtttgctgagagttggtgagagttggagtttggtggattggtggagcgatatctgtttgaagtgtgagtagtcctgtggtttttgcctgttttgtacatttattttctcatttattttctgtcttgtattttttgtatttgtcctttgtctgtgttacttgtgtgtgactgtgtggagagtgtgtctgtaggtagtgtagtttgttctttgtgtttgtaagtccttcagtgttttgtgtttttctgtcttctgggtaaaaatgtccagagataggaggggagaacaggctgaggagagggagatggaggttgaggggtcagaggagggagagggagaggttgaggagacaggacagggcaggaagaccaagacagggaggaatgtgcgcttctcacatgatgagaattgtgtgttggtgcacaatatcattccctgctacgaggtcatcctagggaacctggcagcccggactcctctaaggcggcgtcaccaactgtgggggagagtctgtgatgccgtgaacgcggtgggcccactgaagcggacagtggcacactgccgcaagcgcttctctgatattaagaggaggcttaaagagaagatggcccaggaaaggaggtcgacaaggcgcacgggtggtggccccccacttcgtatggagtacaccacgtacgaggaggagctgcgccagataatgccggcagaaattgtagagggcataaatgtccaggacaccgactcgccctcttttggccaagtagttggtgagttatttgttttttttaccctaacagtattttaactgcttttctctttttaaaactgcttttctctttttaaaactgcttttctctttttaaaactgcttttctctttgcaaacgtttttttttttattttttgttttctttttcaaagtgtatatttgcctctaatagtttgtaaaggtttttttttctcatagaaaaaaaaaaaattgtaaacacatttgtgcaataaacagtatattttgattattttttttttctggaaatacattgtatgctttttctaatatatccagaatcgccaggaccgcagttcagtcccagtgccagacctacacctccaccttcagcgagagattcgggcacagacgagcaagcaggtgcgtgatttctgtttaggagagaaataatggagttacttgattttctgtgcaaatgttgctgtcaatgttgttttttttttttctttttattgtttgcaatgagaagttagggctacattttactcaactgatatgttgcctatagaaacccatcagaatatacctttactttatttattgcattcaacaaaatgacagctaaaatctgattggttgctataggcaacatctccacttttgatagcatgcactttagtcaaaataacccagcatgtactacacagtcctaatgataatgggtattaaaaggataataagtgcatccgtaagcaggtagcataggactagaaatcaggaatgcaaacattgtgaaagaatctgtagttgctaaagattattctttcctatccagtgttcagaatgcaatatacaaacatattatatactatatacttaccgtcatttttcatacacagggccctcttcataccagccacctcaggcggagtccctggaaatgtcccctgagccagaggatctaacaaccatcaccctggtaacagtggatgcccctgtgtctggcctccaggaagtttcacctggccctgctgaaccatcacaccagcaacctgcacctgcacctatggacccagccagagaaatggcgctgtctattggcgcattccagcagcaacagacattattcatggacaggcaaactgggcacatgtcacaaattgcggcccagttgaggcgaatacaccgctccacgagccaaatccctgctgcaataaaccggctggcgagcgctttggagcagacaaatgtgcagctggcccaaatgtctgggtctgtggacgccatgcattcctccattcgcgaggggaatgccaacgttatccggctggcaggccaactccagcaggaactgattgcccgcttgccggcccctttttcatcggcctccaccagtgccgctagcacgcctaccacatctctacagagtactcctccaaggagaggtgctcgcaccaggggtgggcgagggaggggagagagtggcaccaagcatagcgatatgcctgcaaaaagacatcgctagcacaatgtttgttatttattaatgttttgtcaagtttctataacgattatacgtttttatttattgtgttctgcaataaatgcagttaaatttctattgtgtcagtctttcttttctgcacattaaacaagagtattctgattttttaacaactatgcactaatttcatgtaaacattgacctctgactgtcacattccagggatgttcatatttaccacatgaggagtacacactatcctgtttttaaaggttccaatgtacaaaaaatttacaataaaatactaaaattgcactcacataaaacacatttttgagcaaaaaatgtttttcatactatgtacttacaagtaaagtagtttgcaattagacggtctctaatctcccttccgccctctgtgctctgcacatcaccagatgtgacacggaccccttcttcttcactgtctactgcaataatcggtggggtaagttgatgtattgctagattatgtatcaaacagccagccaggataatttcagaccccttttcaggtgcatacatagccacacaacccgattattctagtaacctgaatctagtttaccaaagtacaaaggtacgctataacacacctctactaaatcagtaaataaattgcatggtgggaagacacaagagaaaaagaaaccaaaacaacactgcaattacaagacactggccttttaacatatacaatcccaaagaaaaaaaatttgtacatgaaatggcccttttccttctgttctgattgcccaaatatcagaaacagcacactgtttgagcaatctcgccgctcacaagcagcgctttcattttggtctattgaatggcggttttccggcggctttataaaccccctaatagtaaatccggctgtttgtatgttgaacattgttgaaaccgtcatggcgatgtatacagaggcgggtttgaaaacatcttttctggtcgtttggacggcgggtttagccttagtaaatccggcgatggctaaaccgccgccaaacccgccgaaattcggcgggtttacaaacacgcctgatagtaaatctagccctgagtgtgtGTTAGCTGATCAGCATATCTCTAgtacaatttctttttttattccacaGTATCGTGAAGTACTTCTCCACAGCAACTGTTTCCTTAGTGAGGTTTATTCTAAGTGTGCATCAGCCTAATATATTTATTCAGGAGAGGACAAATTTTAGAAAAATCCCCAGAAAAGATAAGAAAATTTCATATTTGAATTCTGTGGAGAAATAGTTGGATAGTTAGTAAAGATATATATGAATATCAAACACCAAagatgtatttttaatatgccaacataattattaaatgtataatatagTAATGATCATTTGAATAAACTGAgaaatgtacatatttacagTAGAGATATGTGCGAACTCTttattttggttctaaaactgcttttgtgttttgattttggttctggttttgcccaaaatcctgaaaggttttggatctggatttaattaaaaattgtaaaaaataggtaaaattatgtgattttgagcttcTTTTGCTCCCTCAtgactatttatagcattaacattcatttacagtccaTTTTCTAATGATATCTTCACAACTATCCAAATTATCtctaattttggccaaaggctacagcgagctggctggctaaaattagtgacagaaaaGCGGTAcaaacagagctggattaaaacTTTGGGGGGCCCGGCTCACTTTAGACatggggcccctatgatgtaacatggttatcattttagacaaatacacagacagtactgtgtgcactactggtaggtgcactctgctctgcctcacatgcagtacagtgtgaagcggagTAAAGTGCCATGTGTTCAGAGCAGGCTGAGTTTCAGACAGTAGAGAAAATTAATGTAGTATCTTGCAAGCCTGTAatatggctgccatctagaatctcaagtgaagggaatgtggatagtaaataatggctgttggatTTTGAATGAGatatgtgagatgaatggagtgagTCTGTGTGGTCTTCtcacccctccccctgcacatacacaatgcattcacacacctGGCAAAATAGGTATagcttaaaacatacacacacacacctttagataatagttagtcaaaacacacacacacaattacttatatatttatattacaggcaattaATGTAATATAAGGCACCAAAATCTAtcatttgtgtaaaatattgttgcgctgtttactgttttataatataatacaacacactttaaattaagttatatcttgctgtggttattcttgaagatatgagcataagctattatacaAATactggtcctgtggatttaagggaatataagaattatatttcttaggttaatttagaagtacctttgcgagaaattggttgacggtaatagtcatatatatatatgatggtaTTAAATGGTcttccatacatttgccagaatattaaggagattaaaacccatcAACAGAGGAAATCTTTTTACAGATCGCTTCTCTGATGGTACCAGATTGCCGCTGGTAAAAgatggattaatataagaccaaaatcacatcagttgggaggccatctataacggcaacatctcgcaactcctggccatctccccagtccagatacactctTGCGACAGGCACTTGCTTCTCccgtccatctgccacagtaactttggcagtgcgatcctgcaatactgcagcaggatcaataagacggggactcacaacagtaattgagtaattgaggcccctgagtctctcagtccttcaccctgcaggggccccacttggaccggctgcaggtttctccacatgtttttgggggtcttttggacacacaggtgactctttccgctgagtcaccttcagacacgccacactccattgggctagcaggggtggaaacagtctctaatagCTCACCTTTGCCAGTTAAGCATATCTGCCGGGCCCCAGTACTCGGATTAGGGCATGAGTCTGGGGTGTTTTTCCCAcagttgtagcacttcttctccagcctagGCTCCAGTGGTCTcagataactcccagggacagggcggGGCGGTGGCTGACTaatggtacccgaagggttaggtcATTGCTTTTGGgagtgagtagaagaggggtgtccccctgtttgtacagtcctttggtgttggctgttaacctgacgcttctgccagtgtggcctcactgccacatactgatccgccagctgggcgactgcttccagggtgcctggcttccAGT harbors:
- the LOC142159498 gene encoding myb-related transcription factor, partner of profilin-like, coding for MSRDRRGEQAEEREMEVEGSEEGEGEVEETGQGRKTKTGRNVRFSHDENCVLVHNIIPCYEVILGNLAARTPLRRRHQLWGRVCDAVNAVGPLKRTVAHCRKRFSDIKRRLKEKMAQERRSTRRTGGGPPLRMEYTTYEEELRQIMPAEIVEGINVQDTDSPSFGQVVESPGPQFSPSARPTPPPSARDSGTDEQAVS